The following proteins come from a genomic window of Kitasatospora sp. NBC_01246:
- a CDS encoding acyl-CoA dehydrogenase family protein encodes MDFAYDARTEELRERLLAFMDRHVYPAEAVLEAELADPARPVWDVPPIVAELQAEARKQGLWNLFLPDHPDHTDHPDRPDHPDHPDHPDRPGQGGAGLTNLQYAPLAEITGRSPQLAPPALNCAAPDTGNMELLAQFGSAEQRERWLRPLLDAEIRSAFAMTEPDVASSDATNIATRIERDGDEYVVTGRKWYITGAMNPRCRIFIVMGKTDPGAEPHRQQSMILVPRDTPGVTVRRGMKVFGYDDADHGGHAEVHFDGVRVPAGHLIGAEGSGFAIAQARLGPGRIHHCMRAIGIAERAVELMCRRTLDRVAFGRPLAEQGVVQDWIAESRVRIEQLRLLVLKTAWLMDTVGNRGAHAEIQAIKIATPRTVEWILDKAVQAHGAAGVSQDTPLAQLWAGNRTLRLADGPDEVHKRSLARRELKRHRAADR; translated from the coding sequence ATGGATTTCGCCTACGACGCCCGGACCGAAGAGCTGCGCGAGCGCCTGCTGGCCTTCATGGACCGGCACGTGTACCCGGCCGAAGCCGTCCTGGAGGCCGAGCTGGCCGACCCCGCCCGGCCCGTCTGGGACGTGCCGCCGATCGTCGCCGAGCTGCAGGCCGAGGCCCGCAAGCAGGGCCTGTGGAACCTCTTCCTGCCGGACCACCCGGACCACACGGACCACCCGGACCGGCCGGACCACCCGGACCACCCGGACCACCCGGACCGGCCGGGGCAGGGCGGCGCCGGCCTGACCAACCTCCAGTACGCGCCGCTCGCCGAGATCACCGGGCGCAGCCCGCAGCTCGCGCCGCCCGCCCTCAACTGCGCCGCCCCGGACACCGGCAACATGGAGCTGCTCGCCCAGTTCGGCTCCGCCGAGCAGCGCGAGCGGTGGCTGCGGCCCCTGCTGGACGCCGAGATCCGCTCCGCCTTCGCGATGACCGAGCCCGACGTCGCCTCCTCGGACGCCACCAACATCGCCACCCGGATCGAGCGCGACGGCGACGAGTACGTCGTGACCGGGCGCAAGTGGTACATCACCGGCGCGATGAACCCGCGCTGCCGGATCTTCATCGTGATGGGCAAGACCGACCCCGGCGCCGAGCCGCACCGTCAGCAGAGCATGATCCTCGTCCCGCGCGACACCCCCGGGGTCACCGTCCGGCGGGGCATGAAGGTGTTCGGCTACGACGACGCCGACCACGGCGGCCACGCCGAGGTCCACTTCGACGGCGTCCGGGTCCCGGCCGGCCACCTGATCGGCGCCGAGGGCTCCGGCTTCGCGATCGCCCAGGCCAGGCTCGGACCCGGCCGGATCCACCACTGCATGCGGGCCATCGGCATCGCCGAACGCGCCGTCGAGCTGATGTGCCGCCGGACGCTGGACCGGGTGGCCTTCGGGCGCCCGCTCGCGGAGCAGGGCGTGGTGCAGGACTGGATCGCCGAATCCCGGGTCCGGATCGAGCAGTTGAGGCTGCTGGTGCTGAAGACCGCCTGGCTGATGGACACCGTCGGCAACCGCGGCGCGCACGCCGAGATCCAGGCCATCAAGATCGCCACCCCGCGCACCGTCGAATGGATCCTCGACAAGGCCGTCCAGGCCCACGGCGCGGCCGGCGTCAGCCAGGACACCCCGCTCGCCCAGCTCTGGGCCGGCAACCGCACACTGCGCCTGGCCGACGGACCGGACGAGGTGCACAAGCGCTCGCTGGCCCGGCGCGAGCTCAAGCGCCACCGGGCGGCCGACCGCTAA
- a CDS encoding phosphotransferase family protein — protein MPDTPADPPGLDLDRLRGHLDRELPGTVRGALRAELIEGGRSNLTYLLTDGTSRWVLRRPPLGHVLATAHDMGREHRVMTALRGTGVPVPATLLLDTGADVLGAPWYLMEYVPGTAHRDAGPLAALGEKRVHALGERLVDTLAALHRIDPAAVGLADFGRPEGFLERQLRRWSTQLAASRSRDLPGVDRLHELLAARLPDSPAPALVHGDYRLDNVLVDGHDAITAVLDWEMSTLGDPLTDVGLLVMYTELAGVGGGIIPSAATAPGFPAAAELVARYAELTGRAAADLDWYVAFASFKLAVVAEGIHFRFRQGRTLGAGFERAAEIAPVLAEHGLTTLTAR, from the coding sequence ATGCCCGACACCCCCGCCGACCCGCCCGGGCTGGACCTCGACCGGCTCCGCGGCCATCTGGACCGCGAACTGCCCGGCACCGTCCGGGGCGCGCTGCGGGCCGAGCTGATCGAGGGCGGCCGCTCCAACCTCACCTACCTGCTGACCGACGGCACCTCCCGCTGGGTGCTGCGCCGCCCGCCGCTCGGGCACGTGCTGGCCACCGCCCACGACATGGGCCGCGAGCACCGGGTGATGACCGCCCTGCGCGGCACCGGCGTCCCCGTCCCCGCCACCCTGCTGCTGGACACCGGTGCGGACGTCCTCGGCGCGCCCTGGTACCTGATGGAGTACGTCCCCGGCACCGCGCACCGCGACGCCGGCCCGCTCGCCGCCCTCGGCGAGAAGCGCGTCCACGCCCTCGGCGAGCGGTTGGTCGACACCCTCGCCGCCCTGCACCGGATCGACCCGGCCGCCGTCGGCCTCGCCGACTTCGGCCGCCCCGAGGGCTTCCTGGAGCGCCAGCTGCGCCGCTGGTCCACCCAGCTCGCCGCCTCCCGCAGCCGCGACCTGCCCGGCGTCGACCGGCTGCACGAGCTGCTCGCCGCCCGGCTGCCCGACTCCCCGGCGCCCGCGCTCGTCCACGGCGACTACCGGCTGGACAACGTGCTCGTCGACGGGCACGACGCCATCACCGCCGTCCTGGACTGGGAGATGTCCACCCTCGGTGACCCGCTCACCGACGTCGGCCTGCTGGTGATGTACACCGAACTCGCCGGTGTCGGCGGCGGCATCATCCCCTCCGCCGCCACCGCCCCCGGCTTCCCCGCCGCCGCCGAACTCGTCGCCCGCTACGCCGAACTCACCGGACGCGCCGCCGCCGACCTCGACTGGTACGTGGCCTTCGCCTCCTTCAAGCTCGCCGTCGTCGCCGAGGGCATCCACTTCCGCTTCCGGCAGGGCCGCACCCTCGGCGCCGGCTTCGAGCGGGCCGCCGAGATCGCACCCGTCCTCGCCGAACACGGCCTGACCACCCTCACCGCCCGGTAG
- a CDS encoding GNAT family N-acetyltransferase, with protein sequence MTETVLRHHRELTAALRRALVALYAEVRAPLLHLPNYAVAAFVERLELHSGQPGFEAVLGYDGTEPVGYAYGNTVESGDRWWARLARATPPELTAAPTFALRELGVRARWRGTGAARRIHEGLTGGRGEGRVMLMVNPAAGGGKVLALYEAWGYQVVNEVPPTAEAPPLVAMARACRWPDGGAPGY encoded by the coding sequence ATGACGGAGACGGTGCTGCGCCACCACCGGGAACTGACGGCGGCCCTGCGCCGGGCGCTGGTCGCGCTGTACGCGGAGGTGCGGGCGCCGTTGCTGCACCTGCCGAACTACGCCGTCGCGGCCTTCGTCGAGCGCCTGGAGCTGCACAGCGGGCAGCCGGGGTTCGAGGCCGTCCTCGGGTACGACGGCACCGAGCCGGTCGGGTACGCGTACGGCAACACCGTGGAGTCCGGCGACCGCTGGTGGGCCCGGCTGGCCAGGGCGACACCTCCGGAGCTGACGGCCGCGCCGACCTTCGCGCTCAGGGAGCTGGGGGTGCGCGCACGCTGGCGCGGCACCGGTGCCGCGCGCCGGATCCACGAGGGGCTCACGGGCGGCCGTGGCGAGGGGCGCGTCATGCTGATGGTCAACCCGGCGGCCGGGGGCGGCAAGGTGCTCGCCCTGTACGAGGCGTGGGGCTACCAGGTCGTGAACGAGGTCCCGCCCACCGCCGAGGCGCCGCCGTTGGTGGCGATGGCCCGGGCGTGCCGGTGGCCCGACGGCGGCGCACCCGGGTACTGA
- a CDS encoding Gfo/Idh/MocA family protein gives MRIGLLGTGPWAERVHAPVLAEHPDFELAGVWGRRPEAAAALGEAHGVPGHQDLDRLLAEVDAVSIALPPTVQADLAVRAAEAGCHLLLDKPVALTVPDARRVVQATEAHGVATVVFFTVRFGGEQLPWIEKQAATGGWFTGRSDWLGSVFAPDSTSPYAASPWRQEKGALWDVGPHALSVLLPVLGDAVRVTAVAGPRDTVHLVLLHAGGASSTLALSLTAPLAAGGTGMELRGESGVVHLPERGEGPLAALHRALDALRDSARTGEPHPCGAAFGLRVVEILSAAERSLATAAPVDV, from the coding sequence ATGCGGATCGGACTGCTGGGCACCGGCCCCTGGGCGGAGCGGGTGCACGCGCCCGTACTGGCGGAGCACCCCGACTTCGAGCTCGCGGGCGTCTGGGGCCGCCGGCCCGAGGCGGCCGCCGCGCTCGGCGAGGCGCACGGCGTGCCCGGCCACCAGGACCTCGACCGGCTGCTCGCCGAGGTGGACGCCGTCTCCATCGCGCTGCCGCCGACCGTCCAGGCGGACCTCGCGGTGCGCGCCGCCGAGGCCGGCTGCCACCTGCTGCTGGACAAGCCGGTCGCGCTGACCGTCCCGGACGCCCGGCGTGTCGTCCAGGCCACCGAGGCGCACGGCGTCGCCACGGTGGTCTTCTTCACCGTCCGCTTCGGCGGCGAGCAGCTGCCGTGGATCGAGAAGCAGGCCGCCACCGGCGGCTGGTTCACCGGCCGCTCCGACTGGCTCGGCTCGGTCTTCGCACCCGACAGCACCAGCCCGTACGCGGCCTCGCCCTGGCGGCAGGAGAAGGGCGCGCTCTGGGACGTCGGCCCCCACGCGCTCTCGGTGCTGCTCCCGGTGCTGGGCGACGCGGTCCGGGTGACCGCGGTCGCCGGCCCCCGGGACACCGTCCACCTCGTGCTGCTGCACGCCGGTGGCGCGTCCAGCACCCTCGCGCTCAGCCTGACCGCCCCGCTCGCGGCCGGCGGCACGGGCATGGAGCTGCGCGGCGAGTCGGGCGTCGTCCACCTCCCCGAGCGCGGCGAGGGCCCGCTGGCCGCGCTCCACCGCGCCCTGGACGCCCTGCGCGACTCCGCCCGCACCGGCGAGCCACACCCCTGCGGCGCGGCCTTCGGCCTGCGGGTGGTCGAGATCCTCTCCGCCGCCGAGCGCTCGCTGGCCACCGCCGCCCCGGTCGACGTCTGA
- a CDS encoding O-methyltransferase, whose protein sequence is MAEQTWDAVDAYFSERLVGHDPVLEAATAAAEAAGLPPIAVAPNQGKLLHLLALTQGARRILEVGTLGGYSAIWLARALPADGTLITLEIDPAHAEVARANLARAGLEKVAEVRLGRAADSLAALVADGAEPFDLVFIDADKQSNPEYFARALELTAPGSLIVVDNVVRRGAVADPDSDDPAVVAIRRLHDLIAAEPRVSATSVQTVGSKGYDGFTLARVQR, encoded by the coding sequence GTGGCGGAGCAGACGTGGGACGCGGTGGATGCCTACTTCTCCGAGCGGCTGGTCGGGCACGACCCGGTGCTGGAGGCCGCGACGGCCGCCGCCGAAGCCGCGGGGCTGCCGCCCATCGCGGTGGCGCCCAACCAGGGCAAGCTGCTGCACCTGCTGGCCCTCACCCAGGGCGCGCGGCGCATCCTGGAGGTCGGCACGCTCGGCGGCTACAGCGCGATCTGGCTGGCCCGGGCACTGCCCGCCGACGGCACCCTGATCACCCTGGAGATCGACCCGGCGCACGCCGAGGTCGCCCGGGCGAACCTCGCGCGGGCGGGCCTGGAGAAGGTCGCCGAGGTCCGGCTCGGCCGCGCCGCCGACTCGCTGGCCGCGCTGGTGGCGGACGGCGCCGAGCCGTTCGACCTGGTGTTCATCGACGCGGACAAGCAGAGCAACCCCGAGTACTTCGCCCGGGCGCTGGAGCTCACCGCCCCGGGCTCGCTGATCGTGGTCGACAACGTGGTGCGCCGCGGCGCCGTCGCCGACCCGGACAGCGACGACCCGGCGGTGGTCGCGATCCGCCGGCTGCACGACCTGATCGCCGCCGAGCCGCGGGTGTCCGCGACCTCCGTACAGACGGTCGGCAGCAAGGGCTACGACGGGTTCACCCTGGCCCGCGTCCAGCGCTGA
- a CDS encoding DedA family protein, with amino-acid sequence MHIDAWIESVPPGAVYALVALIIGLESLGIPLPGEIALVSAALLSARGVVSPVWVAVCAILGAIIGDSIGYSIGRKGGKPLFEKLGRKFPKHFGPDHLASAERSFQKWGMWAVFFGRFIALLRIFAGPLAGALKMPYWKFLIANVLGGVVWAGGTTLLVYQVGKVAEQWLSRFSWVGLLLAAAGGALSAWLMKRRAGKAARAREAEEAAAAAAEPAVGAPAVD; translated from the coding sequence TTGCACATCGACGCCTGGATCGAGAGCGTCCCACCGGGTGCGGTGTACGCCCTGGTCGCGCTGATCATCGGGCTGGAGTCCCTGGGCATCCCGCTGCCCGGCGAGATCGCCCTGGTGTCGGCGGCCCTGCTGTCCGCCCGCGGTGTGGTCAGCCCGGTCTGGGTCGCGGTCTGCGCGATCCTCGGGGCGATCATCGGCGACTCGATCGGCTACTCGATCGGGCGCAAGGGCGGCAAGCCGCTGTTCGAGAAGCTCGGACGGAAGTTCCCCAAGCACTTCGGGCCGGACCACCTGGCCAGTGCCGAGCGCTCGTTCCAGAAGTGGGGCATGTGGGCGGTCTTCTTCGGCCGCTTCATCGCGCTGCTGCGGATCTTCGCCGGCCCGCTCGCGGGCGCGCTGAAGATGCCGTACTGGAAGTTCCTGATCGCCAACGTGCTGGGCGGCGTGGTCTGGGCCGGCGGCACCACCCTGCTGGTGTACCAGGTCGGCAAGGTCGCCGAGCAGTGGCTGTCGCGCTTCTCCTGGGTGGGTCTGCTGCTGGCCGCGGCCGGCGGCGCCCTCTCGGCCTGGCTGATGAAGCGCCGGGCCGGCAAGGCCGCCCGGGCCCGGGAGGCCGAGGAGGCGGCGGCCGCCGCCGCCGAGCCCGCGGTGGGCGCTCCCGCGGTGGACTGA
- a CDS encoding sensor histidine kinase, whose amino-acid sequence MIGEWGSIVPVLAVAAAVRIGRPRPTAAAGVVSLALTAVGAALGGFGEDGPAGPVGVAELIGLLVLVTVTVRTGRGRVAVGVLAAALLCWPLRYAAPVEGWQQVGLLGFGAVGALGAALVGFYLWSLDGLRRREVAAARRAEQLELAHDLHDFVAHDVSGMVALAQAGGFLAEPHPELAGVFRRIEQSGQQALSSLDRTVALLRTPDEDAAGRRAPQPGLAELPALAERFTASGAAEVRLDLPERPVGREAGATVHRIVVEALTNVRRHAPAARSVTVSVRRLDGQRLELTVADDGGAVESPPRHRGGHGLSALAARVEALGGTLDAGRAGQGWLVTATFPLPAEGAS is encoded by the coding sequence ATGATCGGGGAATGGGGGAGCATCGTGCCGGTGCTCGCGGTGGCGGCCGCAGTGCGGATCGGACGGCCACGGCCGACGGCGGCGGCGGGGGTGGTCTCGCTCGCGCTGACCGCCGTCGGGGCGGCGCTGGGCGGCTTCGGCGAGGACGGCCCGGCGGGGCCGGTCGGGGTGGCCGAACTGATCGGGCTGCTGGTCCTGGTGACGGTGACGGTGCGCACCGGCCGGGGCCGGGTGGCCGTCGGGGTCCTGGCGGCGGCGCTGCTCTGCTGGCCGCTGCGCTATGCCGCGCCGGTCGAGGGCTGGCAGCAGGTCGGACTCCTCGGCTTCGGCGCGGTCGGGGCCCTGGGGGCGGCGCTGGTCGGCTTCTACCTCTGGTCGCTGGACGGCCTCCGGCGCCGCGAGGTGGCGGCCGCACGCCGGGCCGAACAGCTGGAACTCGCCCACGACCTGCACGACTTCGTGGCCCACGACGTCAGCGGGATGGTCGCGCTGGCCCAGGCCGGCGGCTTCCTGGCGGAGCCGCACCCCGAACTGGCCGGGGTGTTCCGGCGGATCGAGCAGTCCGGCCAGCAGGCGCTCTCCTCGCTGGACCGGACGGTCGCCCTGCTGCGCACCCCGGACGAGGACGCCGCCGGCCGCCGGGCCCCGCAGCCCGGCCTGGCCGAACTCCCCGCGCTGGCCGAACGGTTCACCGCCTCCGGGGCCGCCGAGGTCCGGCTCGACCTGCCGGAGCGGCCGGTCGGCCGGGAGGCCGGGGCCACCGTCCACCGGATCGTGGTCGAGGCGCTGACCAATGTCCGGCGGCACGCCCCCGCCGCCCGATCGGTCACCGTGTCCGTCCGCCGACTCGACGGGCAGCGGCTGGAGTTGACCGTCGCCGACGACGGCGGAGCGGTGGAGAGCCCGCCCCGGCACCGGGGCGGGCACGGCCTGAGCGCCCTGGCCGCCCGGGTCGAGGCGCTCGGCGGTACGCTCGACGCCGGGCGCGCCGGGCAGGGCTGGCTGGTCACCGCCACGTTTCCGCTGCCGGCCGAAGGGGCCTCATGA
- a CDS encoding response regulator transcription factor, producing the protein MSIRVLLADDHDDVRAAYRMILDAQPDLTVVAEAADGLAAFEQARLLRPDVVLADIRMPKLDGLELTRRLAGPEVADPLRVVVVTTFDLDEYVHAALRHGAAGFLLKRSSPALLVEAVRAAVAGDTLISPQVTVRLLRQLAAPAPASPQAEPVEPLTPRETEIAGLVSGGATNAEIAEQLFISAGTVKNHLANIQRKLGVRNRVGIAASVWGDRR; encoded by the coding sequence ATGAGCATCCGCGTCCTCCTGGCCGACGACCACGACGACGTCCGCGCGGCCTACCGGATGATCCTGGACGCCCAGCCCGACCTCACCGTGGTGGCGGAGGCCGCCGACGGCCTCGCCGCGTTCGAACAGGCCCGCCTGCTCCGCCCCGACGTGGTGCTGGCGGACATCCGGATGCCGAAGCTGGACGGCCTGGAACTGACCCGGCGGCTGGCCGGGCCCGAGGTAGCCGACCCGCTGCGGGTGGTCGTGGTGACCACCTTCGACCTGGACGAGTACGTGCACGCCGCGCTCCGGCACGGCGCGGCCGGCTTCCTGCTCAAGCGGTCCAGCCCCGCCCTGCTGGTCGAGGCGGTCCGGGCGGCGGTGGCCGGTGACACCCTGATCAGCCCGCAGGTCACCGTCCGGCTGCTGCGTCAACTGGCCGCCCCCGCCCCGGCGTCGCCGCAGGCGGAGCCCGTCGAGCCGCTGACCCCGCGGGAGACCGAGATCGCCGGGCTGGTCTCGGGCGGGGCGACCAACGCGGAGATCGCCGAGCAGTTGTTCATCTCGGCCGGCACGGTCAAGAACCACCTGGCGAACATCCAGCGCAAGCTCGGCGTGCGGAACCGGGTCGGCATCGCCGCCTCGGTCTGGGGCGACCGCCGATAG
- a CDS encoding gas vesicle protein K translates to MSPSDAGRTGGAGRDGDTGRADRAERDGRDRRYAEVAAAADRAFRLLPASPEDGRRVRDRQPHPARRINTDGTDPENVERDLVQLVLTLVELLRQLMERQALRRVDAGDLSEEQEERLGATLMALHDRMDDLCARYGLNRADLNLDLGPLGSLLPPP, encoded by the coding sequence GTGAGCCCCTCGGACGCCGGTCGGACCGGCGGTGCCGGCCGCGACGGTGACACCGGCCGCGCCGACCGCGCCGAGCGTGACGGCCGGGACCGTCGCTACGCGGAGGTCGCCGCGGCCGCCGATCGCGCGTTCCGCCTGCTGCCCGCGTCCCCCGAGGACGGCCGTCGGGTGCGGGACCGGCAGCCCCACCCGGCCCGCAGGATCAACACCGACGGCACCGACCCCGAGAACGTCGAACGGGACCTGGTCCAGCTCGTGCTCACCCTGGTCGAACTCCTGCGGCAGCTCATGGAGCGCCAGGCGCTGCGCCGGGTCGACGCCGGGGACCTCAGCGAGGAGCAGGAGGAGCGACTCGGTGCGACCCTGATGGCGCTTCACGACAGGATGGACGACCTCTGCGCCCGCTACGGCCTGAACCGCGCCGACCTGAACCTCGACCTCGGCCCGCTGGGAAGCCTCCTGCCGCCCCCGTAG
- a CDS encoding gas vesicle protein has product MNGQQPGPGDRYGGQEPLPDRRIALVDLLDRLLGGGVVLTGDIVLSVADVDLVRISLRALIVSISGPELSPWQDGRRLGGDGP; this is encoded by the coding sequence ATGAACGGTCAGCAGCCCGGGCCGGGCGACCGGTACGGCGGGCAGGAGCCGCTGCCGGACCGCCGGATCGCCCTCGTCGACCTCCTGGACCGGCTGCTGGGCGGGGGTGTCGTCCTCACCGGCGACATCGTGCTGTCCGTCGCCGACGTCGACCTCGTGCGCATCTCGCTGCGGGCCCTGATCGTCTCGATCAGCGGCCCGGAGCTCTCCCCGTGGCAGGACGGCAGGCGGCTCGGCGGTGATGGGCCGTGA
- a CDS encoding GvpL/GvpF family gas vesicle protein, translated as MAGTVVYAYAVARSTEALGPAAAGAHGIAGAPVLLLHAEDPGLAAAVSRVPAEDFRQDALAEHLEDLQWLETAARAHHAVVAALAAVTTVLPLRLATVYFDDDGVRSALDARQDEFTAALARLAAQVEWGVKIYVEAPAPDPVPEGPPPADVGPGRAYLHARRAVRDRHAERYRAAEQAAARVEAAAARLAVARAHHRVHSGEPVGEQGENVLNDAYLVPVERAGVFREDVLRAGQGLNGVRVEVTGPWAPYSFAVLPQDEPTGGERPV; from the coding sequence ATGGCCGGCACCGTCGTCTACGCCTACGCCGTCGCCAGGAGCACCGAAGCCCTCGGGCCCGCCGCCGCCGGCGCGCACGGGATCGCCGGCGCCCCGGTGCTGCTCCTGCACGCCGAAGACCCCGGGCTCGCGGCGGCCGTCAGCCGCGTACCCGCCGAGGACTTCCGGCAGGACGCCCTCGCCGAGCACCTGGAGGACCTCCAGTGGCTCGAAACCGCGGCCCGGGCCCACCACGCCGTGGTCGCCGCGCTCGCCGCGGTCACCACCGTCCTCCCGCTGCGCCTCGCGACGGTGTACTTCGACGACGACGGCGTGCGCAGCGCCCTCGACGCCCGGCAGGACGAGTTCACGGCGGCGCTCGCCCGGCTCGCGGCGCAGGTCGAATGGGGCGTGAAGATCTATGTCGAGGCTCCGGCACCGGATCCGGTGCCCGAGGGTCCGCCGCCCGCGGACGTCGGGCCGGGCCGGGCCTACCTGCACGCCCGGAGGGCCGTGCGCGACCGGCACGCGGAGCGCTACCGCGCCGCGGAACAGGCGGCGGCCCGGGTGGAGGCCGCCGCAGCCCGACTGGCGGTGGCCCGGGCGCACCACCGCGTCCACAGCGGGGAGCCGGTGGGGGAGCAGGGCGAGAACGTGCTCAACGACGCCTACCTGGTGCCCGTGGAGCGGGCCGGGGTGTTCCGCGAGGACGTCCTGCGGGCGGGGCAGGGGCTGAACGGGGTCCGCGTCGAGGTCACCGGCCCGTGGGCGCCCTACTCCTTCGCCGTCCTGCCCCAGGACGAGCCGACGGGTGGTGAACGGCCGGTATGA
- a CDS encoding gas vesicle protein encodes MTQPIADRFGSTSSRAAPPYAQGSSANLADILERVLDKGIVIAGDIQINLLDIELLTIKLRLLVASVDKAKEMGIDWWEHDPSLSSRARGDRLPAADREPARELEAENERLRGELARLRAEPGLPPAAEEPPVRRPARAKRAAPAPRTRRTREE; translated from the coding sequence GTGACACAACCCATCGCCGACAGGTTCGGCTCCACCTCCTCCCGAGCCGCACCGCCCTACGCCCAGGGCTCCTCCGCCAACCTCGCCGACATCCTCGAACGCGTCCTCGACAAGGGCATCGTCATCGCCGGTGACATCCAGATCAACCTGCTCGACATCGAACTGCTCACCATCAAACTGCGCCTGCTGGTCGCCTCGGTGGACAAGGCCAAGGAGATGGGCATCGACTGGTGGGAGCACGATCCCTCGCTCTCCTCGCGCGCCCGGGGCGACCGCCTGCCGGCCGCCGACCGGGAGCCGGCACGGGAACTGGAGGCCGAGAACGAGCGCCTGCGCGGCGAACTCGCCCGGCTGCGGGCGGAGCCGGGCCTGCCCCCGGCCGCCGAGGAGCCCCCCGTCCGCCGCCCCGCACGCGCGAAGCGCGCCGCCCCGGCGCCCCGCACGCGACGCACCCGGGAGGAGTGA
- a CDS encoding gas vesicle protein GvpG — MGLITQILTLPLAPVRGAVWVAERIQEAAEQQYYDPAPVERELAELEQALLAGDIDEETFDRREDELLDRLDEIRAWQRGEP; from the coding sequence ATGGGTCTGATCACGCAGATCCTCACCCTGCCGCTGGCACCCGTCCGCGGCGCCGTGTGGGTGGCCGAACGCATCCAGGAAGCAGCCGAGCAGCAGTACTACGATCCCGCGCCCGTCGAACGCGAACTGGCCGAACTGGAGCAGGCCCTGCTCGCCGGCGACATCGACGAGGAGACCTTCGACCGGCGGGAGGACGAACTCCTCGACCGGCTGGACGAGATCAGGGCATGGCAGCGCGGGGAGCCGTGA
- a CDS encoding GvpL/GvpF family gas vesicle protein, with protein sequence MAVYVYSIVAGTHPLDLSGLAGVGADPAALRTVDGGRLTAVVSDAPPGLRAKRRDLAAHQAVQERLMAGGTVLPLRFGLTAPDDDAVRAALTENAEQYAARLSELDGCAEFHLKATEDEESLLRRILAESPEARRLNDEIRGGRAAPDAPVVLGELVSQEVRARQEALAAGITQALRPHARDERSSPPSGDVFLSISFLVARDAEDAFLTAEKGLAAELGDSVDLRLHGPLPAYSFV encoded by the coding sequence ATGGCCGTCTACGTCTACTCCATCGTCGCCGGCACGCATCCGCTCGACCTGAGCGGCCTCGCGGGAGTCGGAGCGGACCCCGCCGCCCTGCGGACCGTCGACGGCGGACGGCTGACCGCGGTCGTCAGCGACGCGCCGCCCGGCCTGCGCGCCAAACGCCGCGACCTCGCCGCCCACCAGGCGGTGCAGGAGCGCCTCATGGCCGGCGGCACGGTTCTCCCGCTGCGCTTCGGCCTGACCGCCCCCGACGACGACGCCGTCCGCGCGGCCCTCACCGAAAACGCCGAGCAGTACGCGGCCCGGCTGAGCGAACTCGACGGGTGCGCCGAGTTCCACCTCAAGGCCACCGAGGACGAGGAGAGCCTGTTGCGCCGGATCCTGGCGGAGTCGCCGGAGGCCCGGCGCCTCAACGACGAGATCCGCGGCGGGCGCGCCGCCCCCGACGCCCCGGTGGTGCTCGGCGAACTCGTCTCCCAGGAGGTGCGCGCCCGCCAGGAGGCCCTCGCCGCCGGCATCACCCAGGCACTGCGGCCCCATGCGCGCGACGAGCGATCCTCCCCGCCGTCCGGCGACGTCTTCCTGAGCATCTCGTTCCTCGTCGCCCGTGACGCCGAGGACGCCTTCCTGACGGCCGAGAAGGGCCTCGCAGCCGAACTCGGTGACAGCGTGGACCTGCGCCTGCACGGTCCGTTGCCCGCGTACAGCTTCGTCTGA